The Nitrospiraceae bacterium genome has a window encoding:
- the fdhF gene encoding formate dehydrogenase subunit alpha has product MKIQINNQPVEAQPGQTIFDAAKGAGIAIPGLCRSDQLSPFGSCRLCLCEVEGQGGLPAACTTPVREGMVVRTDTERLIKLRRNVVELYLSEQPDPAQVPAVLQQLARALGLRQVRYPNPSTRAATLDESNPFFRFDNAVCVSCARCVRACEEIQGTYALTMLFRGFATRPAAGARPLAGDQAGFAASNCVSCGACVKECPTGALEEKTVLTLGKPVETVRTTCAYCGVGCTFDAGLKGGRVVNMVPADDGPSNQGHACMKGRFGWTYIYSPERLKTPLLRQGNRWLELSWDAALDRLALEWRRILDQHGPNALAAISSSRGTNEENYLFGKFMRCVIGTNHIDNCARVCHSATVTGMMETLGASAATNSIQDIDDAALIMVVGANPTESHPVVGARIKQAARRGVPLIVIDPRRTELARLADLHLQLKPGTNVAMLNGLGHVIARDGLLDRSFIGQRTQGVEDWLKTVEECTPEKTAAITGVPAHLIAEAARRYAGSGASMCVHGLGVTEHRWGSHGVIALVNLALATGNIGRPGTGINPLRGQNNVQGASDVGCLPTYFAGYQPFDDPVLQAKHQAVTGRALPRARGMKTPDMWDAALAGTLKGLWIVGYDVAQTDPNLTKVHAALKRLDCLIVQDLFMSETAKLAHLVIPGAAFLEKDGTFTNLERRVQRIRKAVEPPVGVLPDWQVVCEVATRMGYPMSYRHPSEIMDEIANLAPMFAGLSFDRLESPESLQWPVPAVSHPGTALMHREAFPKGPAQFVAVEYLPPGEAPSEAYPFVLVTGRILQHYNCGAQTRRTEIMQLVDTDVLEVHAVDAARLGLKNGDRVRLVSARGEAGLPVLISERVRPGELFTSFHFPDSDLNVLLSSSADDNSKCPEYKVSTVRIEKVGPASGLSVPVHAMLIG; this is encoded by the coding sequence ATGAAGATCCAGATCAACAACCAACCGGTCGAGGCCCAACCAGGGCAGACGATCTTCGATGCGGCGAAAGGTGCAGGGATCGCGATTCCTGGTTTGTGCCGGTCCGATCAGTTGAGCCCCTTCGGGTCCTGCCGGCTCTGTCTTTGCGAGGTCGAGGGGCAGGGCGGGTTGCCTGCAGCCTGCACCACACCGGTGCGCGAGGGCATGGTCGTGCGGACGGACACGGAACGGTTGATCAAGCTGCGCCGAAACGTGGTCGAGTTGTACTTGTCCGAGCAGCCAGATCCGGCCCAGGTCCCGGCAGTGCTGCAGCAGCTGGCGCGGGCTTTGGGCCTTCGGCAGGTTCGGTACCCGAACCCCTCGACTCGAGCGGCGACGCTCGACGAGTCGAATCCGTTTTTCCGATTCGACAACGCGGTCTGCGTTTCCTGCGCCCGTTGCGTGCGCGCCTGCGAGGAGATTCAGGGGACTTATGCGTTGACGATGCTGTTCCGAGGTTTCGCCACCCGCCCGGCTGCCGGTGCACGACCATTAGCCGGTGACCAGGCTGGATTTGCCGCCTCGAATTGTGTCTCGTGCGGTGCGTGCGTGAAGGAGTGTCCGACAGGTGCACTGGAGGAAAAGACCGTCCTGACCTTGGGCAAACCGGTTGAGACCGTCCGTACGACCTGCGCCTACTGCGGAGTCGGTTGCACCTTCGACGCGGGGCTGAAGGGCGGTCGCGTCGTGAACATGGTTCCTGCGGATGATGGGCCCTCCAACCAAGGGCATGCCTGCATGAAGGGGCGGTTCGGCTGGACGTATATTTACTCGCCTGAGCGGCTGAAGACCCCGCTGTTGCGCCAGGGGAACCGATGGCTGGAACTCTCGTGGGATGCGGCGTTGGACCGGCTGGCTCTCGAATGGAGGCGTATCCTCGACCAGCACGGCCCGAATGCCCTGGCCGCCATTTCCTCAAGCCGCGGTACGAACGAAGAAAACTATCTATTCGGGAAATTCATGCGTTGCGTGATCGGTACCAATCACATCGACAACTGTGCCCGCGTCTGCCACAGCGCAACGGTGACCGGCATGATGGAAACGCTGGGCGCGTCCGCGGCGACGAACAGCATTCAGGACATCGACGATGCCGCGTTGATCATGGTGGTGGGGGCTAACCCGACGGAATCTCATCCGGTGGTCGGTGCCAGGATCAAGCAAGCAGCTCGGCGCGGCGTGCCGCTCATCGTGATCGATCCGCGGCGCACTGAACTGGCCAGGTTGGCCGATCTGCATCTCCAGTTGAAGCCCGGTACCAATGTCGCGATGCTGAATGGGCTGGGCCACGTGATCGCCCGCGACGGGCTGCTCGATCGATCTTTCATCGGGCAGCGGACGCAGGGAGTGGAGGACTGGCTCAAGACGGTCGAGGAATGTACTCCTGAGAAGACGGCGGCGATCACCGGTGTGCCGGCTCACCTGATTGCCGAAGCGGCTCGCCGTTATGCCGGGAGCGGTGCGTCCATGTGCGTGCACGGCCTCGGCGTCACGGAGCATCGGTGGGGTAGTCATGGCGTGATCGCCCTCGTGAATCTGGCGCTGGCGACGGGTAACATCGGGAGGCCCGGAACCGGCATTAATCCCTTGCGCGGACAGAACAATGTGCAGGGCGCATCGGACGTCGGCTGTCTGCCTACCTATTTTGCCGGGTATCAGCCGTTCGATGATCCCGTCTTGCAGGCCAAGCATCAGGCCGTCACGGGACGGGCCTTGCCGCGAGCGCGCGGCATGAAAACCCCGGACATGTGGGATGCGGCGCTGGCCGGGACGCTCAAGGGCCTGTGGATCGTCGGGTATGACGTGGCCCAAACAGACCCGAACCTGACGAAGGTTCATGCGGCGTTGAAACGGTTGGACTGTTTGATCGTGCAGGACCTCTTCATGAGCGAGACCGCCAAGTTGGCCCATCTGGTCATCCCGGGTGCCGCGTTTCTCGAAAAGGATGGGACCTTTACCAATCTCGAGCGGCGCGTGCAGCGGATTCGCAAGGCCGTCGAACCGCCCGTCGGTGTGTTGCCGGACTGGCAAGTGGTGTGCGAAGTCGCCACCAGGATGGGTTATCCGATGTCGTACCGGCATCCGTCCGAGATCATGGATGAGATCGCGAATCTGGCCCCGATGTTCGCGGGGCTCTCATTCGACCGCCTGGAGTCACCGGAGAGTTTGCAATGGCCGGTGCCGGCCGTGAGCCATCCCGGCACGGCGTTAATGCATCGAGAGGCGTTTCCGAAGGGACCGGCGCAGTTCGTTGCCGTGGAATATTTGCCGCCCGGGGAGGCGCCGAGCGAGGCCTATCCATTCGTGCTCGTCACGGGACGGATCCTGCAGCACTATAATTGCGGCGCCCAGACGAGGCGAACCGAGATCATGCAATTGGTCGACACGGATGTGCTGGAAGTTCACGCGGTCGATGCCGCACGCCTGGGGCTCAAGAATGGTGATCGTGTCAGGCTGGTGAGTGCCAGGGGAGAAGCAGGCCTTCCGGTGCTGATCAGCGAACGGGTCAGACCCGGCGAATTGTTTACCAGCTTCCATTTTCCGGACAGCGACCTCAATGTGCTGCTGTCATCCAGCGCGGACGACAACTCGAAATGCCCTGAATACAAGGTGTCGACCGTGCGGATCGAAAAGGTCGGCCCCGCTTCGGGCTTGTCGGTACCGGTTCACGCGATGTTGATCGGTTGA
- a CDS encoding SLBB domain-containing protein, giving the protein MATRLYLSNDTSARAAGAGGLAEAWSARPDVQLIRTSSRGAFFLEPMVERDGPEGRLAWFNVTPDHLPTILAGTGGTPVHAIPFLNRQTRVTFANFGETEPLALDAYQSRGGLAGLESALRMSPADIVEELKVSGLRGRGGAAFPVWNKWQVAQRTVSREKFVVANADEGDAGTYCDRMIMEGEPFRLLEGMLICARAIGATQGYVYCRQEYPAAVAALRAAIQKFDEAELLEVDGAPFFIEVVEGAGSYVCGEETALLESLEGGRGVVRAKPPYPAVSGLYGRPTIVSNVLTFATIPNIISRGGAWHASLGTEYSRGTMPLQLGGRVKQPGLVEVPFGLTLRDMLDQFGGGMAPGARFKAVQVGGPLGSLFPESRLDIAICYDAFAKAGAILGHGGIVVYDDETDMVDLSHHFMAFTADESCGKCTPCRIGSVRGREILERIRDGAGTSDDMVLLDDLGETMKVASLCALGGRAPYPVLTAIEHFPEEFRRRLKHRT; this is encoded by the coding sequence ATGGCAACACGACTGTATCTCTCCAATGACACGTCCGCCAGAGCGGCCGGCGCAGGCGGCTTGGCCGAGGCTTGGAGCGCGCGCCCGGACGTGCAGCTCATCCGCACATCCTCGCGCGGCGCGTTTTTTCTCGAGCCGATGGTGGAGCGTGATGGTCCCGAGGGGCGGCTGGCCTGGTTCAATGTCACGCCCGACCACCTTCCTACGATCCTGGCCGGCACCGGCGGCACGCCGGTCCATGCCATTCCCTTTTTGAATCGGCAGACGCGTGTCACCTTTGCGAATTTCGGCGAGACCGAACCGCTGGCGCTCGATGCCTATCAGTCACGCGGTGGGTTGGCCGGGCTAGAATCGGCCCTGCGCATGTCTCCGGCGGACATCGTCGAGGAGTTGAAGGTCTCAGGGTTGCGCGGGCGCGGCGGAGCGGCATTCCCGGTGTGGAACAAGTGGCAGGTCGCGCAACGGACGGTCTCTCGGGAAAAATTCGTCGTCGCCAATGCCGATGAGGGCGATGCCGGGACCTATTGCGACCGCATGATCATGGAAGGCGAGCCCTTCCGTCTGCTCGAAGGCATGTTGATCTGTGCCCGTGCCATCGGAGCGACACAGGGCTACGTGTATTGCCGTCAGGAGTATCCGGCTGCCGTGGCGGCGCTGCGCGCTGCGATTCAGAAATTCGACGAGGCGGAACTACTGGAAGTAGACGGTGCCCCGTTTTTCATTGAGGTGGTCGAAGGAGCCGGGTCCTATGTGTGCGGGGAGGAGACGGCGCTCCTGGAATCGCTTGAAGGGGGCCGCGGCGTGGTCCGCGCGAAGCCGCCCTATCCGGCCGTCTCGGGGCTCTACGGCCGGCCGACCATCGTGAGCAATGTGCTGACCTTCGCGACGATTCCAAACATCATCAGCCGAGGAGGCGCATGGCATGCCTCGCTTGGAACCGAATATTCGAGGGGGACGATGCCGTTGCAGCTCGGCGGGCGGGTGAAGCAGCCGGGGTTGGTAGAGGTGCCGTTTGGCCTGACCTTGCGGGATATGCTCGACCAATTCGGCGGTGGCATGGCACCAGGCGCGCGGTTCAAGGCGGTGCAGGTAGGTGGTCCACTCGGCAGCCTGTTTCCTGAATCCCGTTTGGACATCGCGATCTGCTACGACGCCTTCGCGAAAGCCGGAGCCATTCTAGGACACGGCGGCATCGTCGTCTACGATGACGAGACCGATATGGTCGACTTGTCGCATCACTTCATGGCTTTTACGGCCGACGAATCCTGCGGGAAGTGCACACCTTGCCGCATCGGATCGGTTCGAGGCCGGGAAATTCTGGAACGGATCCGGGACGGTGCCGGTACGAGCGACGATATGGTGTTGCTGGATGACCTGGGTGAGACCATGAAGGTCGCGAGTCTCTGTGCCTTGGGTGGCCGTGCGCCCTATCCGGTGCTGACGGCCATCGAACATTTCCCGGAAGAGTTCAGGCGAAGGCTTAAACATCGGACGTGA